Genomic segment of Lemur catta isolate mLemCat1 chromosome 2, mLemCat1.pri, whole genome shotgun sequence:
GCGCATTTGGGAGCAAAGCACAGACACCTTCCATCTCTTATTACTGAGCCTTATGTGgctgactttctttctttttcaaagcagtgtcttgctctgttgccccagctggagtgcagtggtgtcatcatagctcactgcaacctcaaagtcctcaGCTCAGGCCATCTCCTTGCCTtaacttcctgagtagctgggacttcagatTAGCCAGGCTAATGGTGTGACATTCTAACTTGATAACATCTAACCTTGAAATCATAgatatgtaatttataaaatgcCTCAGTCAACTGTAAAAGAGCACTTCCGTCTTTTCCATCATTAATCTGGACAGAAAGCAAGGCACTGAAAATCTATCTTCTAAAACAGAAGTCAGCAAACTTCCTGTAAAGGAAATTTTGCAAGGCAGACAGTCTGTGTaacaactactcagctctgcccttGTAGGGAGAAAATAACCATAGACAATGTATAAATTAATGGGTATGGCAAGGTTCCagtaaagctttatttataaaagtgggCTATTTTCCCCAGAGAAATGTGATAGAAATAATTTGTGCTGAAATTGTCGGCTGTTTCAGATTTAgtttttcacctttcttttttattttcatatatagcATTGTATTgatttcctcagttttctttCACCTTTCTTGTCCcctgatttcttatttttcttgagCGTAGCAATGgtcatagatttttttatattcactTGGTTAATATGTTTGTTTTAGGGTGTTGAAAGCAAttaattgctttcttttataCTACTACTCTGAAAAAAATGCTGACTACTTGAGCATTACTGTTGAAGAAAGGTTTGGATGCAGAGTTTATTAACTAATGATGAATGAGTACATTCATTTTGGTTTCTGTCAAGATAGAGGAAGCATACTACACTGTGTCTCAATAAATGCACCTGAAAGCCCTGGACTGAATGCATGGAGCAGCTGCGTGATGACTCTAAGAAGTAAATGTTAGCAGATAAATTAAAGAAGGAAACTAAAACTTAAAATACCATTAACCCAGTTTTGgatacctgtttctttttatcccTCTCATATATCTTGGGCTGGTTTCTGGCAGCCAGAAACCCGGAACTGGACATTAGGTGCAGACAAAGAAAGGGCTTCAGGAGAGTCTGTCTGTTACTGGTCCAGAGAATGGAGGAAATCccttctttacttttgttttttttttctgttctatgtGGACCTGTGCAGTCCTTTAGCAGATGTGGCTGTCAGGCACATGCATAAAACTACAAGAGGTGGGGAGTTCTTTCTAAACCAGAGGAACTGTGGTCCTAAAAGCAAACAGGGTCATGGCAATCCTTATtggttttttccctctttttctcctgTCCCCACTTGGCCAGAGAGAAAGTCACAGGCAGTGCGCTACAGAGTGGAGACACTTATAAGACCTATCTTTACAGACAGTGGATAAAGAAAGGGGCCTTCCTGGGAGCCAGGCATTTTCAGGGAGAGTTGATGAAAATAATCccataaaattttatacaaacaaCCTTGAGCTGCTCATGCATGAATCTGATCCTAAACAGCACATCAAaggctttgaaaactgaaatacAGGATAGACAACCTCCGCAAGACCCAGACTGGACATTGGGTATAGCACATAAGTGGGAAAGATCTGAATAGCATGACAAAGGCTTTCATAACAAACCTGACATCAGAACTGGCACATAACTCACAGGGGTTGGATAAAGACTAGAAGccttggccaggtatggtggcccatgcctgtaatcctagcactttgggatgctgaggtgagaggattgagctcaggagttcgagaccagcctcagcaagagcaacaccccctctctattaaaaatagaaagaaattaactgggcaactaaaaatataaaaaattaaccaggcatggtggcacacgcctatagtcccagctactcaggaggctgaggcagaaggattgcttgagcccaggagtttgaggttgctgtgagctaagctgacgccacggcactctagcctggacagtggagtgagaccctgtctcaaaaaaaaaaaaaaaaaaaaaagactaaaagccTGAACCTAATGAGGTGATTGTCTgctaaaacaattttttgaaaataaacgACCCAGAATTATTTACTACTATTAAACTGTCTAGGATGTAATCCTAAAGTACTCCACATATGAAAAACTAGGAAGATCTCAAcatctttcaaaagaaaagacagtCAAGAGGCAAACCTCAAGGCAACACAGACccaagattttaaagcagctgtCCTAACCCTTCTATTAAGAGTGGACACTCTTGAGACAAAAGGAAAGCTAGAAAAACTTAGaaatagacattaaaaaagaaaatggaaaatttggaGCTAAATATAATAACtggaataaaatgtttattggatgGGGCTTTAGTAGAATGGAGAAGACGACAGAAGGAAGAATGAGTGACATTGAAGGTAGCAGATCGGTGGGAAATATCCAGTCTGGACGACAGAAAGATGAAAGGTTCAGAGAAAATGTACAGAACCTTAGGGACCTGTGGGACAGCACCAAAAAGGTTATTAATAATTCATGTCAGTGGATTCCCAGAAAGAGTGTGGGGCAGCAGAATACAAGAGAACAATCCACTTCTACATTTGTCATTATAATGAATGGGTTCTATAACAACTAAGTTATGTGACAGTAGAATAAGTAAGCTTCATTTATGTGGAATTAGAGTAAGATCAGAATTATTGCCAGATACAACACATGCTTGAGGGCAGAACTTAATGGTGAGGTATAGTGGGATTGACATGAATGCCTTAATAGACATACCATATACAAAACTGCAGTAAGCCTTGTGAATTTTGAAACCATTTAATTGACAGATGCAATCTGGCAGGGGTAAAGGGTTGACTTTTAAGCTGAAGGGAAGGGGGCTAACAACAATGCTGCTTCTAGGTAGGGTGACGTTTCCTGTATATACATTGTCTCAGCATAATTACGACATTCTCTCACTCTCAAGTGTCTTGGTTAGCATGATCAAATACATGGTGCTCTATTTCTAGGAAGAGAGAATAGCTTGTAGTAAAAGCCACAAGCTGGAGTACAGAAAATGAGGATTTAGTTATCTGTGTGTCTGCCAATGTATACCTTAATTAACTCAGTTTTTGTTTCAGATTCATTGTCAGATGAGAAGGGGGATGCCAGGAGGTCTGTAGATGAGATAGATAATGGTTTGTCCTCTGGAGGCAGCAAAACAGGATCTTTATGAAATGAGGGGACAACAGGCACTGTTTAGTGTCACTACactaaagaaaaggaatgaaatcttaTATACCGAGTGTGAgatccctaacacttaaccctcatTTTCCTCCCAGAAATCTTAATGTTGTTCAAGCAAAAGATGagaatatttgggttgtttggCCTTCCTAAGAACTAGAAAGCGTGGACATGGGACCCAGTGAAATAGCCCAGTCATAGTGAGGCCTACAGTTAACAAGGCCCATCCACAGGCATAGAGCTTCTGATGAGCTAATTTTCTTAGCATCCAACTGTGGCCAAGTATCACTTAACAGAAATGTTGAAAGGACACAGATGGGAAATTTTGAGGGTAAATAAATTTGCGTAAGttcatagaaaacaaagaaaattgaaaaagcaAGATGGCTTTTAAATACAGGGAAACAAGGTTATAGTATCTAGCTCAGCCATGGAACATGTTTAAACATCTTAATATAAATAGCGGATGTAACCAAGAAGGGGATGCTATGGAAGGATTTATTGGTGTGTACAGTGGATGGAAGAGAATGTGTGCAAATGTGCTAAATTCTAGTGGGAAGTCAGTAGGTGAACTCTGCTCAAATTTAATGTAATGCTTCTAATACTTAAATCAgtggatatttttatttacccTCACATTCAGTATTTGAATTCTTAATATCGATTATAGTGGGTGATTTTTATATGGATTAGGTAAATTAATCCTCATCAGTCAAGTGAAGCAGGATTTCATTCTCATCAGGCGAAGAAACCAGGGGAAATTTCAAGGATTGTCGCAAAGCAGAAAAGTTGTGGCTTTCATAAGAGCACTCACTGTGTTTTCCTTTAGATTAGTTGTAACTTTTGCGTTAAAGTATAGTGCTTGTGGAATTGGAATACTTGTGGGTCCTGAAATGTTGCTTGTACATCGTGGGTGGACATTGAGTCTTCCAAATATGAAACTCGGAGCTACTGCTTGACTACCTTAAgaggatgtaaaaaaaaaaaaaaaatttttttttaaagtttgttactCAGAACTCCTGCAGTTTTTTTCTTGCCTAGATGACATTTTTTTAGTTCAAAACAGCAAAAGCATGGCCcagtatgtttttttcctatatatgaaCAAATCgttagtacttttaaaaaagagatagccctttaaaaatcttaatagttAGCTTTTAAAAACTTGCTTAGTTATGGTCAAATGGAAAAACTTGACTATATAATCATTAGTAAAACTAACgttactttttaaagattttggggTGGGACTCAGTACTCAGCTGGGCCGGTCGGTAACAGTTTCTTTTAGCAAAAACGGTGAGAAGAGCACAAAATTCTACCAGGATTCTTTGTGGTGGTgtgcttgcttttttatttttttggaaacagagtctcgctctgttgcctggagcTAGAGGGCCAtccatagcaacctcaaactcctgggctcaagcaatccttctgcctcagcttcccaagtagctgggactacaggcatgcgccaccatgcccggctgattttttctacatatttttagttgtccatataatttctttctttcttttttttttttagtagagacagggtctcgctcttgcttaggccaGTCTCAaacgagcgatcctcccacctcggcctcctggagtgctaggattacaagcgtgagccaggagtgctaggattacaagcgtgagccactgcgcactgcgcccggcctgtgtgtttgttttaacacaggagaataaaacattttgttgcTGGCCATGCTGCTGGATTTTCCTTACACGGTCTTTTCTGGATAAGAAATGATATGCCATTTTCCTGAGTGTAGAATAACGACGTGCCAGATACTAAGGGCCTTAAAAAATCTTTCTAGCCTTTAATTTGGTAATCTTAAGATGCCCCTTGGAactaattttagttgtccatttaTAGTAGGCACACTGTATGAAAGAAGAAGGTACATAGGTCTGCTTTAACTCACGTAAATTAACTCAGGTTTGTTCGCACCATGAGGCTCCATTTTGCTATCTGAAATGGGCATCTTCTTAAGGCATTTATTATGAGAGTAACAGACTAATCTGTCAGACAGGCTTTTTAAAACTCTGCCAATTTGAGTGGTGAAAtggtgccttttaaaaaaaaattgtgttaaagTAAGGTTGATAACCTGCAAATTGGATAGACAAAAGGGTATCCATCCCACTGTAACTTGAATTTCTTTAATCAGTAATGAGTTAATGATTTTCCTGGTTTATGGGCCTTTGAATTTCCTCTGTAAAtgaattattcacatttttttgcccattttttagtaAGTTGTAAGTATATAGTatgacattttttcatatggtgtAATGTGTATCCATCTTTTAGGATATGTCAATATAGACCATTTTGAAACTAAATGTTGGTATTCATAAGAAGCTAGAACGATATAAAGAATGTTGTAAGAAAAATGTGATCTTAATTGGAAAATTGTTAGAGCTTTAGTTTTTGTGAGAGTAGATACGTATTGTgaattaatcatattttttcattaaatgataGATCTGAGTGGGACATACTTTTGAAGGATGTGCAATGTTCAATCATAAGTGTGACAAAAACTGACAAGCAGGAAGCTTATGTACTCAGGTAAGTCCTGTAGAACTAGTGTTAGCTAGCTAGTTTCAGTCCTAATAATAACTTCACGTGAAATATCAAATTGTTCTTCTTAGTCTTAGTTCTGTAATCTGTTTtgtgtaaaagaaaatgattattaatatGGGTGTTTTGGGGCAATAGGTTTTCAAGCCTTACCTGCTAGTTCTTCAACGTGGTTGTCATCTTTTCCTCGTAGTTAGTATCAAAAAGAACGTCTTAGTATCAGAACCTCGGGCAAAGTGAAAATTAGCTTCACCATACAACTAAGGTTGCTATATTGGGATATATAAAAGAAAGTTATACTTTTTTATAGTTGCAGagttaatttattcaataaataaagtGCATAAGGCCCACTACGTTTTACTAAGTTTGTGTTTGACGTGTACAGATATTTATCAAAAtgcttgctgtgtgccaagcCCTTGGGGATATAGTGGTAAGTAAAAACAAACATTCCTTTCCTCAAGGAGCTTATTATCTAATGAAAGAAATACTGATGGTTACAGAAATAACATGGTACAAGATGAGGTAATGTAGGAAATTAGTAAATAGTGCTAAGCATGTACCAGTGACATTTTGCTAGGCTATTGTATATAGACAACCATCTGAAAGCTGTTACATTTCATGTATAAAGTACTTGTTCTGGATTCAGGACTAggtcttaaaagaaaaagtactagtcaaaattataaatgattcaTAATAGGGTAATTGCATTCTTAATAGTACATAGACATCATTATAATATTATGACTTTTTTCAACTGCAGTGAGAGTAGCATGTTTGTCTCCAAGAGACGTTTCATTTTGAAGACATGTGGTACCACCCTCTTGCTGAAAGCACTGGTTCCCCTGTTGAAGCTTGCTAGGGATTACAGTGGGTTTGACTCAATTCAAGTAAGTAACCAAacctttttaaaaccttttttggGGACGTAAATGTGTTAGAATTCTTATCCTGTTATGTTCCtagtaaataaacttttatacttACTACCTCGGTTATAATGCATAAGAAACATGTGGTAAGATGATCATATCATAGGAGAAAGAACTGAAACGTTTAGGTTGTTGCTTAAGAACAGCAGAAAGATGGAGGAAGCAGAGAATGAGTTGGGATAATTCAAATTGTGGAAAGACATGAAGAAGCCAGACACTTCAATAGTTAACTTCTTGATGTGGTTATTTATAAAGAAGTggtaagaaaagaaggaaaagcaagaacAATTTAATTAGTGAAATTATCCAGACTTTATAATGAAGAGTTATGTTGGAGACCAGCAGTCAGTATTGAGTTAATTTCTGATAATTTTCAAGAACTAAGGTGTTTTTACCTAGGGTATAATTTCCTGGTGAGCAgttgttgatttttaatatttcactttgtAAGGAAAAGGATGTATTGTCATTAGGGCATAATACAGTTTTTGTTGTTATCTGTTGATCCTTGTAAGAAATCTAAAGCAGTGTGTGCTTAACTTGGACCACTAACTTAAAActaaatgtatataatattctaCAAAATTTTTGCTTATATGGCTTAAAAAGCTCAGATTAGAAATGAACTTTGTCTTAACAGTTATGAGCCATTATCAggagactgggcaatttattctctattccagaattttaaaaaattgcaatatTATAAATGTACATTAAGACTATAATGGGATCAAGCTCAGGTAGCTAATGTGTATAGTTTAGAAGTACAACACTggggccgagtgtggtggctcatgtctacaatcctagcactttggtagcAGAGGCCAAATAATCGCTTGGGCAGCCTGCGCAACATAGCCACaccttgtctccacaaaaaaataaaaaaaaaaattagctggctatggtggtgcacccctgtagtcccagctacttgggaggctgaggcaggaggatcacttgaatccaggaatttgaggttgtaggggctatgatggcgccactttagcctgggcaacaaagtgagacccagtctcaaaaaaaaaaaaaaagtagcattgGGTAATACTTGAGTTTTGATTATTCTGAGTTGTGATATGTAGAAAATAGTTAATtagtttagaaaaaataaatgtgtcttCAGTTTatccaccttttttctttttaagagcttCTTTTATTCTCGTAAGAATTTCATGAAGCCTTCTCACCAAGGGTACCCACACCGGAATTTCCAGGAAGAAATAGAGTTTCTAAATGCAATTTTCCCAAGTAagtttaaatagaatttaaacCTGTTTTCTTCTTAAGTTTAGAAGGTATTACCTTTCAGAGGTCTTTTTGTATATCATAGTATATGTATTCAAATATAGCACACTATGTATACTCTTCCATACTTCAGTTTTTTAACTTGGATATTTTTCAGTATAATAGTGAGCTTATAATTCAAGATATGCAGAATTTATAAAGAgcataaaaatcagataaaatgtttttagttaagATAAATGAGCTAGCTTATTACAAAGGTGTTGTTTGTGTAAACAGGTCCTTAGTAACAATAATCGTGCATCCCAAGTCAGTGCTGTTGAAATGATGAAATAAGATGATTGTGGAATTGATCACTTGCCACTTGGTTTTTTCATATAGCAGAGGGAGTCTTCATCTTTGTTAGGTCTGGAGCCAAGAGAGAGACAAACGCAGCCtcaggtgtagcaaaatgctatttatttgagcatctgggtgcagatgggtagAGGCTGAAGAGAGCATCCACACCAGGAATGGGGGAGAGTGGTGGGTTTTATAGggggtttggatggaagtttggggagggtgtaGTTTTCTGAACAGTAACTGGTTCCTGCCAGCATTACCACAACTGTCTGGTCagagttagatttacaacctccCGACTCTTCCAGACTTCTGCATCTGTTTTACAGGCCTTATGATCACtatctaagttttccattaaccgcattctgtcctatacatactttccGGGTTTTCACCCTGAGCAAGCCTTAATAATCTTCATCTAGCAAGATGCTTTAATTTGTGCCTAACTCCTGTCTTTTGACCATAGGAAGAAGGATGTTATTCCTTCTAGAAAAATGTCCAGTGGTTTCACAGACCTTTGTGTTAAGAAATTCTGGTCTGGCATTTTATGTGATAATTGGGGTGAAATAAAATGACTTGTATTTATTTGGGAGAGTAGATAAAATGGGGgcaaaattccatttctttcttaaagAAGTTTTAGTGAGAGAGTAAGGCACAGTTTCTCAGTACCATTTAGATTGACTCAGTAGCTGAAATATATCTCTGAATCATggccagaaaaaaatgtttttttgaaaagagagGGTACAGGTTGGGCGAGGGGATCCTGCCTCTCTGGGCATTTACTCAGTTAAGTGTCCCTGCACTGATGACATTGCTGATAGGGGGCAGATAGTGTCATTCTGCTTATTGGGAGGGTGGTAATAAGCCATCCTGTAAAACCAATCTGTTATGTTTATTTGATACTCTCTTCTATTAACAGATGGAGCAGCATATTGTATGGGACGTATGAATTCTGACTGTTGGTATGTTTGATGTGATTTTGTGGATCTTTTGTTATTCTgtataagatttattttaaactgccaattgtcattttttaaaactactttttacttttatttaggTACTTGTATACTCTGGATTTCCCAGAGAGTCGAGTAATCAGTCAGCCAGATCAGACCCTGGAAATTCTGATGAGTGAGCTTGACCCAGCAGTTATGGACCAGTTCTACATGAAAGACGGTGTTACTGCAAAGGATGTCACTCGTGTAAGCATTTTCAGTAGTGATTGTTGCTGGCTTCTTCAGCATGGCCActaagtttttgtgtttttttccacaGATGGCTGTGTTCACCTCTAACATGGTCActaaagttttttaaaactcGTTTTCAGGTTATTTTTCAAGTCTTTAATTGAGTCTGTGCTCTTTTTTCTAGGAGAGTGGAATTCGTGACCTGATACCAGGTTCTGTCATTGATGCCACATTGTTCAATCCTTGTGGGTATTCAATGAATGGAATGAAATCGGATGTAAGTAGTTATAGCTTGCTTtggtaattatttaaatatttaaatgtaccCTTTCCATTATTAACGTAAAACTATTTCTCTAAGGGAACTTATTGGACTATTCACATCACTCCAGAACCAGAATTTTCTTATGTTAGCTTTGAAACAAACTTAAGTCAGACCTCCTATGATGACCTGATCAGGAAAGTTGTTGAAGTCTTCAAGCCAGGAAAATTTGTGACCACGTTGTTTGTTAATCAGGTAATGTAATTTCCTATTGGCaataaaattttaagggaaaTGAAGACAGTGAGGCATATGATAAGGTGTATTCTAAGATGGGACACATTACTAGTCTCTCAGATATCCAGAGATAATACTAGTTGAAGCTACCAGTAGATGAAAAGAAGCTTTGTGTTTCGTTAGACTTCTATCAGTCCTTATTTAATATCTAACCCAATTGATGGACTCCTCTTGTCCTGTTTATTTTCCCTAATCTCAGGCCTGGTGGGGGACCATAAGATGCCCCACTCTATCCACCCCAGAGGAAGGCAGCTAAAATAACTCAGATGCTATAGTTTCATTAAGATAAAGGTCTGTTTATTATGTatctattttctttgaaaatgtttgtgCAGAATGGAAACAGTaatggttatttaaatttttcccccAGAGTTCTAAATGTCGGACAGTGCTTGCTTCGCCCCAGAAGATTGAAGGCTTTAAACGTCTTGATTGCCAGAGTGCTATGTTTAGTgattacaattttgtttttaccaGTTTTGCTAAGAAGCAGCAACAACAGCAGAGttgattaagaaaaatgaagaaaaaacgCAAAAAGAAAACACACGTAGAAGGTGGTGGCTGCTTTCTAGATGTTAATACTGGGGGCCATGCTTTCCATAACCACCACCTTGTAGTTGCAGAAAGCCCTAGATGTAATGATAGTGTAATCATTTTGAATTGTATGCATTATTATATCAAAGAGTTAGATATCTTGCATGAATGCTCTCTTCTGTGTTTAGGTATTCTATGCCACTCTTGCTGTGAAATTGACATGCATGTAGAAAAAAACTTTTACTATATGGAACTTTACAACACTTGTGAAAACAATTCAATTTGGTTTATGCACAGTGTAATATTTCTCCAGGTATCGTCCAAAATTCCTCACAGACAAGGCTTTCGTCCTCATTAGGTGTTGGCCTCAGCCAAACCATCTGGGACTGTTCTATTAAACTGCTGCCAGAATTTTACATCCAGTTACCTCCACTTTCTAGAACTAATTCTTTACTAATGTTATTGGAACCAATTTCTACTTCATACAGATGTTTTTTGCAATAgcaattaaagtttttttttccacaagTCGGGTCCTGTTAAGAAAATGATTCCAGTTATTTTGtgtattactattttaaaattattggtcCATGCATTTGTAGTCCTATGATTGA
This window contains:
- the AMD1 gene encoding S-adenosylmethionine decarboxylase proenzyme, whose product is MEAAHFFEGTEKLLEVWFSRQQPDANQGSGDLRTIPRSEWDILLKDVQCSIISVTKTDKQEAYVLSESSMFVSKRRFILKTCGTTLLLKALVPLLKLARDYSGFDSIQSFFYSRKNFMKPSHQGYPHRNFQEEIEFLNAIFPNGAAYCMGRMNSDCWYLYTLDFPESRVISQPDQTLEILMSELDPAVMDQFYMKDGVTAKDVTRESGIRDLIPGSVIDATLFNPCGYSMNGMKSDGTYWTIHITPEPEFSYVSFETNLSQTSYDDLIRKVVEVFKPGKFVTTLFVNQSSKCRTVLASPQKIEGFKRLDCQSAMFSDYNFVFTSFAKKQQQQQS